From one Maritimibacter sp. DP1N21-5 genomic stretch:
- the aspS gene encoding aspartate--tRNA ligase has product MHAYRSHTCADLNKSNVGDTVRLAGWVHRVRDHGGILFIDLRDHYGVTQVLADPDSPVFKEVEKVRSEYCIRIDGKVLARDESLVNSKLPTGEIEVFIQDMEVLGAAQELPLMVFGDQEYPEETRLRYRYLDLRREEMQKNITLRSDVVASMRRRMWDKGFREYQTPIITASSPEGARDFLVPSRLHPGKFYALPQAPQLFKQLIMVSGFDKYFQIAPCFRDEDPRADRSPTDFYQLDIEMSFVEQQDIFDTVQPVIQGIFEEFGGGRKVDTEWEQISYADSALWYGTDKPDLRNPIKMQVVSEHFAGSGFAIFAKLLEQEGTEIRAIPAPTGGSRKFCDRMNSFAQKEGLPGMGYIFWRDGEDGMEAAGPLAKNIGPERTEAIREQLGLGVGDAAFFLGGKPEAFEKVAGRARTVIGDELGLTDTDRFAFAWIVDFPMYEKDEETGDIDFSHNPFSMPQNLGDLDGDPLAVLGYQYDLACNGYELISGAIRNHKREVMFRVFEKAGYGQEEVEKRFGGLATAFQYGAPPHGGCAAGIDRIVMLLADEANIREVMMFPMNQRAEDLMMGAPSEPTNEQLRELSLRVIEQARG; this is encoded by the coding sequence ATGCACGCCTACCGCAGCCACACTTGCGCCGATCTGAACAAATCCAACGTCGGCGACACTGTCCGTCTGGCCGGTTGGGTGCACCGGGTGCGCGACCACGGCGGCATCCTGTTCATCGACCTGCGCGACCATTACGGCGTGACGCAGGTGCTGGCCGACCCTGACAGCCCGGTGTTCAAGGAGGTGGAAAAGGTCCGCTCTGAATACTGCATCCGGATCGACGGCAAGGTGCTGGCCCGTGACGAAAGCCTCGTCAATTCCAAGCTCCCGACGGGCGAGATCGAGGTCTTCATTCAGGATATGGAAGTGCTCGGCGCGGCGCAGGAACTGCCGCTCATGGTCTTCGGCGATCAGGAATATCCCGAGGAAACGCGGCTTCGCTACCGCTACCTCGACCTGCGCCGGGAAGAGATGCAGAAGAATATCACGCTGCGCTCCGACGTCGTCGCCTCGATGCGCCGGCGCATGTGGGACAAGGGCTTCCGCGAATATCAGACGCCGATCATCACGGCATCCTCCCCCGAGGGCGCGCGCGACTTCCTCGTGCCCTCGCGGCTGCACCCCGGCAAATTCTATGCGCTGCCGCAGGCGCCGCAACTCTTCAAGCAGCTCATCATGGTGTCGGGCTTCGACAAGTATTTCCAGATCGCGCCCTGTTTCCGCGACGAAGACCCGCGCGCAGACCGCTCGCCGACGGATTTCTACCAGCTCGACATCGAGATGAGCTTCGTCGAACAGCAGGACATCTTCGATACGGTGCAGCCGGTCATTCAGGGCATCTTCGAGGAATTCGGCGGTGGCCGGAAGGTCGATACCGAGTGGGAACAGATTTCCTATGCCGACTCGGCGCTGTGGTATGGCACCGACAAGCCGGACCTGCGCAACCCGATCAAGATGCAGGTCGTGTCCGAACATTTCGCGGGCTCCGGTTTCGCGATCTTCGCGAAGCTGCTGGAGCAGGAAGGCACCGAAATCCGCGCCATTCCCGCCCCCACGGGCGGCTCACGCAAGTTCTGCGACCGGATGAACAGCTTCGCCCAGAAAGAGGGCCTGCCGGGGATGGGCTATATCTTCTGGCGTGACGGCGAAGATGGCATGGAAGCCGCTGGCCCGCTGGCGAAGAATATCGGCCCCGAGCGGACCGAAGCGATCCGCGAGCAGCTTGGGCTCGGCGTAGGTGACGCGGCCTTCTTCCTTGGCGGCAAGCCGGAAGCCTTTGAAAAGGTGGCAGGGCGCGCCCGCACCGTCATCGGCGACGAGCTTGGGCTGACCGACACCGACCGTTTCGCCTTTGCCTGGATCGTGGACTTCCCGATGTACGAGAAGGACGAGGAGACGGGCGACATCGACTTCTCGCACAACCCCTTCTCGATGCCCCAGAACCTGGGCGATCTCGACGGCGATCCGCTCGCCGTGCTCGGCTACCAGTATGACCTTGCCTGCAATGGCTACGAGCTCATCTCCGGCGCGATCCGCAATCACAAGCGCGAGGTCATGTTCCGCGTGTTCGAGAAGGCGGGTTACGGTCAGGAAGAGGTCGAGAAACGCTTCGGCGGTCTCGCCACGGCCTTCCAGTATGGCGCCCCGCCCCACGGCGGTTGCGCGGCCGGAATCGACCGGATCGTGATGCTTCTGGCGGACGAGGCGAACATCCGCGAAGTCATGATGTTCCCGATGAACCAGCGCGCAGAAGACCTCATGATGGGTGCCCCGTCGGAGCCCACGAACGAGCAGCTGCGCGAATTGTCCCTGCGCGTGATCGAACAGGCCAGGGGCTAG
- the carB gene encoding carbamoyl-phosphate synthase large subunit: MPKRTDIKSIMIIGAGPIVIGQACEFDYSGAQACKALREEGYRVILVNSNPATIMTDPDMADATYIEPITPEMVAKIIAKEKPDALLPTMGGQTGLNTALALADMGVLEEHGVELIGAKREAIEMAEDRKLFREAMDRLGIENPKATIVTAPKKADGKADLEKGVQIALETLDEIGLPAIIRPAFTLGGTGGGVAYNREEYIYYCRSGMDASPVNQILVDESLLGWKEYEMEVVRDKADNAIIVCSIENVDPMGVHTGDSITVAPALTLTDKEYQIMRTHSINVLREIGVETGGSNVQWAVNPVDGRMVVIEMNPRVSRSSALASKATGFPIAKIAAKLAVGYTLDELDNDITKVTPASFEPTIDYVVTKIPRFAFEKFPGSKPELTTAMKSVGEVMSIGRTIHESMQKALASMETGLTGFDEVTIDGAPDKAAVIRALSLKTPDRLRTVAQAMREGLSDAEIFDATAFDPWFLSRIREIVEAEAEVKKNGLPVTEDGLRRLKMMGFSDARLAKLTGRDEANVRRARLNLGVTAVFKRIDTCAAEFEAQTPYMYSTYEEPMMGEVECEARPSDRKKVVILGGGPNRIGQGIEFDYCCCHACFSLTEAGYETIMVNCNPETVSTDYDTSDRLYFEPLTFEHVMEILRVEQSRGTLHGVIVQFGGQTPLKLANDLEEAGIPILGTTPDAIDLAEDRERFQDLVNRLNLKQPNNGIAHSDAEALEIAEGIGFPLVIRPSYVLGGRAMEIVRDMDGLKRYIRDAVVVSGDSPVLLDSYLSGATEVDVDALCDGEEVHVAGIMEHIEEAGVHSGDSACSLPPYSLSAAIIEELKRQSVALALELGVVGLMNVQFAVKGDDIYLIEVNPRASRTVPFVAKAVGSPIASIAAQVMAGAKLSDFTLVDPLIDRFAVKEAVLPFARFPGVDTLLGPEMRSTGEVMGSDASFARAFLKAQLGAGTILPTEGTVFFSIKDDDKTADMVETAQMLRDLGFSIMATSGTAKFLSENGVESEVVRKAYEGGRTIVDVLKDGLIHLVMNTTEGAQAVEDSRSLRNVALMDKIPYFTTAAAAHAAALAMTARNEGELEVRSLQEA, encoded by the coding sequence ATGCCGAAAAGAACCGATATCAAATCGATCATGATCATCGGAGCGGGGCCCATCGTGATCGGACAGGCCTGCGAATTCGACTACTCGGGGGCCCAGGCATGCAAGGCGCTGCGCGAAGAAGGCTACCGCGTCATCCTCGTGAACTCGAACCCCGCGACGATCATGACCGACCCGGACATGGCCGACGCCACCTATATCGAGCCGATCACGCCCGAGATGGTCGCCAAGATCATCGCCAAGGAAAAGCCCGACGCGCTGCTGCCCACGATGGGCGGGCAAACGGGCCTTAACACCGCGCTGGCGCTCGCGGACATGGGCGTGCTGGAAGAGCACGGTGTTGAACTCATCGGTGCGAAACGCGAAGCCATCGAAATGGCCGAGGACCGGAAGCTGTTCCGCGAGGCGATGGACCGGCTGGGCATCGAGAACCCCAAGGCCACAATCGTCACCGCGCCGAAAAAGGCCGACGGCAAAGCCGACCTCGAGAAGGGCGTCCAGATTGCGCTCGAAACCCTCGACGAAATCGGTCTCCCGGCGATCATCCGCCCGGCCTTCACGCTTGGCGGCACTGGCGGTGGCGTCGCCTACAACCGCGAGGAATACATCTACTATTGCCGCTCGGGCATGGATGCCTCGCCGGTGAACCAGATCCTCGTCGATGAAAGCCTTCTGGGCTGGAAGGAATACGAGATGGAGGTCGTCCGCGACAAGGCGGACAATGCGATCATCGTCTGTTCCATCGAGAACGTGGACCCGATGGGCGTGCACACGGGCGACTCGATTACCGTGGCCCCGGCGCTCACGCTGACCGACAAGGAATACCAGATCATGCGCACGCACTCGATCAACGTGCTGCGCGAGATCGGGGTGGAAACCGGTGGCTCAAACGTCCAGTGGGCGGTGAACCCGGTCGACGGCCGCATGGTCGTGATCGAGATGAACCCACGCGTGTCTCGGTCGTCCGCGCTCGCGTCGAAAGCCACTGGTTTCCCCATCGCCAAGATCGCCGCGAAGCTCGCCGTGGGCTACACGCTCGACGAATTGGACAACGACATCACCAAGGTGACGCCGGCCTCCTTCGAGCCGACCATCGACTATGTCGTGACGAAAATCCCGCGCTTCGCGTTCGAGAAATTCCCGGGCTCGAAGCCCGAACTGACCACGGCGATGAAATCGGTGGGCGAGGTCATGTCCATTGGCCGCACCATCCATGAGTCGATGCAGAAGGCACTGGCCAGCATGGAAACCGGCTTGACCGGCTTTGACGAGGTGACGATCGACGGCGCGCCGGACAAGGCCGCCGTGATCCGTGCCCTCAGCCTCAAGACCCCCGACCGGCTGCGCACCGTGGCGCAGGCCATGCGCGAGGGTTTGTCGGACGCCGAGATTTTCGACGCGACCGCCTTTGATCCCTGGTTTCTGTCGCGCATCCGCGAAATCGTGGAGGCCGAGGCCGAGGTGAAGAAGAACGGACTTCCCGTCACCGAGGATGGTCTGCGCCGGCTCAAGATGATGGGCTTCTCCGATGCCCGCCTCGCCAAGCTCACCGGGCGGGATGAAGCCAACGTGCGCCGCGCCCGACTAAACCTTGGCGTGACCGCGGTGTTCAAGCGCATCGACACCTGCGCCGCCGAATTCGAGGCCCAGACGCCCTATATGTATTCCACCTACGAAGAGCCGATGATGGGCGAGGTGGAATGCGAAGCGCGGCCTTCGGACCGCAAGAAGGTCGTCATTCTCGGCGGTGGTCCGAACCGGATCGGACAGGGGATCGAGTTCGACTATTGCTGCTGCCACGCCTGTTTCTCGCTGACCGAGGCGGGCTACGAGACGATCATGGTCAACTGCAACCCCGAGACGGTCTCGACCGACTACGACACCTCGGATCGCCTCTACTTCGAACCGCTGACCTTCGAGCACGTCATGGAAATCCTGCGCGTGGAACAGTCGAGGGGCACGCTCCACGGCGTCATCGTGCAGTTCGGCGGCCAGACGCCGCTGAAACTCGCCAACGACCTGGAAGAGGCAGGGATTCCGATCCTCGGCACCACGCCCGACGCCATCGACCTCGCCGAGGACCGCGAGCGGTTTCAGGACCTTGTGAACCGCCTGAACCTCAAGCAGCCCAACAACGGGATCGCCCATTCGGATGCCGAGGCGCTGGAAATCGCGGAAGGAATCGGCTTCCCGCTCGTCATTCGCCCCTCCTATGTTCTGGGCGGCCGCGCGATGGAAATCGTGCGCGATATGGATGGCCTGAAGCGTTACATTCGCGACGCCGTGGTCGTGTCGGGCGACAGCCCCGTTCTGCTCGACAGCTACCTCTCCGGGGCGACCGAAGTCGACGTGGACGCGCTCTGCGACGGCGAAGAAGTCCATGTCGCGGGCATCATGGAGCACATCGAAGAGGCCGGCGTCCACTCGGGCGACAGTGCCTGTTCGCTGCCGCCCTATTCGCTATCCGCCGCGATCATCGAGGAACTCAAACGCCAGTCCGTCGCGCTCGCGCTGGAGCTTGGCGTCGTCGGCCTCATGAACGTGCAATTCGCGGTCAAGGGCGACGACATCTACCTCATCGAAGTGAACCCCCGCGCCTCGCGCACCGTGCCCTTCGTGGCCAAGGCCGTGGGCTCGCCCATCGCCTCCATCGCCGCGCAGGTCATGGCCGGGGCGAAACTCTCCGACTTCACGCTGGTCGACCCGCTGATCGACCGCTTCGCCGTGAAAGAGGCGGTTCTGCCCTTCGCCCGGTTCCCGGGTGTCGATACGCTTCTCGGACCGGAAATGCGCTCGACCGGCGAAGTCATGGGGTCCGACGCGTCCTTCGCGCGGGCGTTCCTCAAGGCCCAGCTTGGCGCCGGGACGATCCTGCCGACCGAAGGCACGGTGTTCTTCTCGATCAAGGACGACGACAAGACGGCGGACATGGTCGAGACCGCGCAGATGCTGCGGGACCTGGGCTTTTCCATCATGGCGACCTCCGGCACCGCGAAGTTCCTGTCGGAAAACGGCGTGGAGAGCGAAGTCGTGCGCAAGGCCTATGAAGGCGGGCGCACCATCGTGGACGTGCTAAAGGACGGGCTCATCCATCTGGTGATGAACACCACGGAAGGCGCGCAAGCGGTCGAGGACAGCCGGTCCCTTCGCAACGTCGCCCTGATGGACAAGATCCCCTATTTCACCACGGCGGCGGCCGCCCATGCGGCAGCGCTTGCGATGACCGCCCGCAACGAGGGCGAACTCGAGGTGCGGTCGCTTCAGGAGGCGTGA
- a CDS encoding cyclopropane-fatty-acyl-phospholipid synthase family protein: MLQKLLARMIARVVRDGDLRITWPDGRTQRFGDGAGTPQHLTMTDPGLIRRLFRNPELALGEGYMEGGLSIAGDDVTGFLTLVARNARAYGGGRFSAAAAAARTGLRRIAQHNPMATARRNVEVHYDLPTALYDLFLDRNLQYTCGYFADPDWDIEAAQIAKMDHIGRKLLIRPEMRVLDIGSGWGGLSIHLAKRFGAQVTGVTLSREQLAEAERRAREAGVADRVTFRLMDYRDLTETFDRIVVVGMMEHVGAPQYPVFWGQIDRCLAPDGVALVHTIGRTTPPGQTSPFIHKYIFPGGYVPALSEVTGVVEQTGLVPTDIEVWRGHYARTVQAWRAAFEANLGPIRDLMDERFTRMWRYYLAASEVSFTELGLVVYQVQLAHRSSDVPFTRGYLQRDEISAGSRRRPSVEHHDGLVELGRLEN; encoded by the coding sequence ATGCTGCAGAAACTCTTGGCGCGGATGATCGCGCGCGTGGTGCGGGACGGTGATCTTCGCATCACCTGGCCCGATGGCCGGACGCAACGTTTCGGCGACGGAGCGGGCACGCCGCAACACCTCACCATGACCGACCCCGGCCTGATCCGTCGGCTGTTTCGTAATCCGGAACTGGCTCTGGGTGAGGGTTACATGGAGGGCGGGCTGTCCATCGCGGGCGACGATGTGACCGGGTTCCTGACCCTTGTCGCGCGCAATGCCCGCGCCTATGGGGGCGGGCGGTTCTCGGCCGCCGCTGCGGCGGCGCGCACCGGGCTTCGGCGGATCGCGCAACACAACCCGATGGCCACCGCCCGGCGCAACGTCGAGGTGCATTACGACCTGCCGACGGCGCTCTATGACCTCTTTCTCGACCGGAACCTGCAATATACCTGTGGCTATTTCGCGGACCCCGATTGGGACATCGAGGCGGCCCAGATCGCCAAGATGGACCACATCGGCAGGAAGCTCCTGATCCGGCCGGAGATGCGGGTGCTCGACATCGGGTCGGGATGGGGCGGCCTGTCCATTCATCTGGCGAAGCGCTTCGGGGCGCAGGTGACCGGGGTGACCCTGTCGCGCGAACAACTGGCCGAAGCAGAGCGGCGCGCGCGGGAGGCGGGCGTCGCGGACCGGGTGACGTTTCGACTGATGGACTACCGGGACCTGACGGAGACCTTCGACCGCATCGTCGTGGTCGGCATGATGGAGCATGTCGGAGCACCGCAATACCCGGTGTTCTGGGGCCAGATCGACCGCTGCCTCGCCCCGGACGGCGTCGCGCTCGTCCATACCATCGGGCGCACCACGCCACCCGGACAGACGAGCCCCTTCATCCACAAGTATATCTTCCCCGGCGGCTACGTCCCGGCCCTGTCCGAAGTGACCGGCGTCGTCGAGCAGACCGGCCTGGTCCCCACGGACATCGAAGTCTGGCGCGGGCATTACGCGCGCACGGTGCAGGCATGGCGCGCGGCCTTCGAGGCCAATCTCGGCCCGATCCGCGACCTCATGGACGAGCGCTTCACCCGGATGTGGCGCTACTACCTCGCCGCCAGCGAAGTGAGCTTTACCGAACTTGGCCTTGTTGTATACCAAGTCCAACTGGCCCATCGTTCGTCTGACGTGCCGTTTACAAGAGGTTATTTGCAGCGTGACGAGATTTCTGCCGGCAGTCGCCGTCGCCCTTCTGTGGAGCATCACGACGGTCTTGTGGAACTGGGACGGTTGGAAAATTGA
- a CDS encoding cyclopropane-fatty-acyl-phospholipid synthase family protein: MWTALLDQMLTRYFRDGTIVITMPDGSVRRYGSGTPEARITIRDEDVIRRIVANPEMGVGESYMDGTLEIEDLRAFFAVALPAVQRVDYPWFERPVRWAKQATRLLRQMNGLGRSRHNVAHHYDLSGELYDLFLDADRQYSCAYFARPDMTLDEAQAAKKHHIAHKLCLEPGMRVLDIGCGWGGMALTLARDYGAHVVGVTLSKEQHAVAVQRAAEAGLSDRIDIRLQDYRHVSERFDRIVSVGMFEHVGVPQYDTYFGKVDELLSRDGLALIHTIGHVGPPNYADPWMEKYIFPGGYAPALSEIQAAVDKRYLVTQDIEVLRTHYAKTLGHWHDRFMARVNEARALYDERFVRMWRYYLLSMEAAFTCGSLLVYQLQLGHRFVAAPITRDYLYPHQDADHQRYRSAAE; encoded by the coding sequence ATGTGGACTGCATTGCTGGATCAGATGCTGACGCGGTACTTCCGCGATGGCACGATCGTCATCACGATGCCGGACGGGAGCGTCCGGCGCTATGGATCGGGCACGCCTGAGGCCCGTATCACAATCAGGGACGAGGACGTCATCAGGCGCATCGTGGCCAATCCTGAGATGGGCGTTGGCGAGAGCTATATGGACGGCACGCTGGAGATCGAGGATCTGCGCGCGTTTTTCGCCGTGGCGCTGCCTGCGGTGCAACGGGTCGACTATCCCTGGTTCGAACGGCCCGTGCGCTGGGCCAAACAGGCGACCCGCCTTCTGCGCCAAATGAACGGATTGGGGCGCTCGCGGCATAATGTGGCGCATCACTACGACCTGTCGGGCGAGCTTTACGACCTCTTCCTCGACGCCGACCGGCAATATTCCTGCGCCTATTTCGCCCGGCCCGACATGACGCTGGATGAAGCGCAGGCGGCCAAGAAACACCATATCGCGCACAAGCTCTGCCTTGAGCCGGGGATGCGCGTGCTCGATATCGGTTGCGGCTGGGGCGGCATGGCACTGACGCTGGCGCGGGATTACGGCGCGCACGTGGTGGGGGTCACACTGTCGAAGGAGCAGCACGCGGTCGCGGTGCAGCGCGCCGCCGAGGCCGGTCTGTCGGACCGGATCGACATCCGGCTTCAGGATTACCGTCATGTCAGCGAACGCTTCGACCGGATCGTGAGCGTCGGCATGTTCGAACATGTGGGCGTGCCGCAATACGACACCTACTTCGGCAAGGTGGACGAACTTCTGTCGCGCGATGGTCTGGCGCTCATTCACACCATTGGCCATGTGGGGCCACCCAACTACGCCGACCCCTGGATGGAGAAATACATCTTCCCGGGAGGTTACGCGCCCGCCCTGTCCGAGATTCAGGCAGCTGTCGACAAGCGTTACCTCGTCACGCAGGACATCGAGGTCTTGCGCACTCATTACGCCAAGACGCTTGGCCATTGGCACGACCGCTTCATGGCGCGGGTAAACGAGGCGCGGGCGCTTTATGACGAACGCTTCGTGCGGATGTGGCGCTATTACCTCCTGAGCATGGAAGCGGCGTTCACCTGCGGCTCGCTTCTCGTCTATCAGCTGCAACTCGGCCACAGGTTCGTGGCGGCGCCGATCACTCGGGATTACCTTTATCCTCACCAGGACGCGGATCATCAAAGGTATCGCTCGGCAGCGGAGTAA
- a CDS encoding L-serine ammonia-lyase: MFISVFDIFKRGVGPSSSHTMGPMVAALRFIEALRTEERIPGAGELASLNVTLHGSLAWTGKGHATDRATVLGLLGQTPQGLDPDSVDTLVANLGKTRRLTPEGLHPIAFDPASDVIFDFGKPLPLHANAMTFRAFDASGNPYLTETYYSVGGGFVQTEREMTQPHHSLAEEKRAMGYPYAFGTAAEMLAMGKRTGLTIAQMKRANELAAGHDDLDEGLDGLEEAMMSCIDRGFAQEGILPGGLNVRRRAKKLHDELIATRYSNRNAPHVVNDWISAYAMSVNEENAAGGRVVTAPTNGAAGTVPAVLRYLLDHFPETTREQRRDFLLTAAAVGGLIKANASISGAEVGCQGEVGSASAMAAAGLCAALGGTNEQIENAAEIALEHHLGMTCDPAKGLVQVPCIERNAMGAIKAVSAASLALRSDGEHIMPLDNCIRVMLQTGQDMDARYKETSQAGIAVNLPEC; the protein is encoded by the coding sequence ATGTTCATTTCCGTATTCGACATCTTCAAACGCGGCGTCGGTCCATCCTCTTCGCACACCATGGGGCCGATGGTGGCCGCTCTGCGGTTCATCGAAGCGCTGCGCACCGAGGAACGCATCCCCGGCGCGGGTGAACTTGCCTCGCTCAATGTGACGCTGCACGGCTCGCTCGCCTGGACCGGCAAGGGGCACGCGACGGACCGGGCAACCGTGCTTGGTCTTCTGGGCCAGACCCCGCAGGGCCTCGACCCGGATTCTGTCGACACGCTCGTCGCGAACCTGGGCAAGACCAGGCGCCTCACACCCGAGGGCCTGCACCCGATCGCCTTCGACCCGGCCAGCGACGTGATCTTCGACTTCGGAAAGCCGCTGCCACTTCATGCCAACGCGATGACCTTCCGCGCCTTTGACGCTTCAGGAAACCCCTATCTCACGGAGACCTATTACTCCGTCGGCGGCGGCTTCGTGCAGACCGAGCGTGAGATGACCCAGCCGCACCACAGCCTCGCCGAGGAAAAACGCGCGATGGGCTATCCCTATGCCTTCGGCACGGCGGCGGAAATGCTCGCCATGGGCAAGCGGACCGGTCTGACCATCGCGCAGATGAAGCGCGCGAACGAACTCGCGGCGGGGCACGACGACCTCGACGAAGGGCTTGACGGGCTGGAAGAGGCGATGATGTCCTGTATCGACCGGGGCTTTGCGCAGGAGGGGATCCTGCCCGGTGGGCTCAACGTCAGACGGCGGGCCAAGAAGCTCCACGACGAACTGATCGCCACGCGTTACTCGAACCGGAACGCGCCCCATGTGGTGAACGACTGGATCAGCGCTTATGCCATGTCGGTGAACGAGGAAAACGCCGCCGGGGGCCGGGTTGTCACCGCGCCCACCAACGGCGCGGCGGGCACGGTGCCGGCGGTGCTGCGCTATCTCCTCGACCATTTCCCGGAAACCACGCGCGAGCAGCGGCGCGACTTCCTTTTGACGGCGGCGGCAGTCGGCGGGTTGATCAAGGCCAATGCCTCGATCTCCGGCGCCGAGGTCGGCTGTCAGGGCGAAGTCGGATCGGCCAGCGCCATGGCGGCGGCGGGGCTTTGTGCAGCGCTCGGCGGCACCAATGAGCAGATCGAGAACGCGGCGGAAATCGCGCTCGAGCACCACCTCGGCATGACCTGCGATCCGGCCAAAGGGCTGGTGCAGGTCCCCTGTATCGAACGGAACGCCATGGGGGCGATCAAAGCGGTCTCGGCCGCCTCGCTCGCGCTCCGGTCGGACGGCGAGCACATCATGCCGCTGGACAACTGCATCCGCGTGATGCTCCAGACCGGTCAGGATATGGATGCGCGCTACAAGGAAACCTCGCAGGCAGGGATCGCGGTCAATCTTCCCGAATGCTGA
- a CDS encoding glycosyltransferase family 87 protein: MTRFLPAVAVALLWSITTVLWNWDGWKIDLSAIYYAAKSYGAGHLDLIYDATERVVYNTPPQLWADWAAADGWDVKEIVFTPYLYPPLWAALLAPVAGRMDVETFYNVGLVANVAASVWMVWLGWQLVQPRRVIPLVWAVLGFGLLLITVVGYMIYWLGQPQVIVSALMLGSAVALSRGREVNAGLLLGLATALKLSPLLLAVLFVMEKRWKALAVFAASGFVFGVVSLSVVGWPLHAELLQKLQLVEERVLISRIIVSLETVLFQLQEVVRGTADWTIAEPRQAMEPGWIAWVVRATMLGLMGLTYWVTRDRPARTRIWMRFYLLVLVTLITNPLGWIHYMVLPFALLPAFYELYDKVRTTAIVLAIGLLYSMPIFIEAVLFDYTGFMQIGVWISGCLVMIGMLVFARPVEQAAE; encoded by the coding sequence GTGACGAGATTTCTGCCGGCAGTCGCCGTCGCCCTTCTGTGGAGCATCACGACGGTCTTGTGGAACTGGGACGGTTGGAAAATTGACCTCTCCGCGATCTATTACGCGGCCAAGAGCTACGGGGCAGGGCACCTCGACCTGATCTATGACGCCACGGAGCGCGTGGTCTACAATACCCCGCCGCAGCTCTGGGCCGACTGGGCCGCTGCGGACGGTTGGGATGTGAAGGAAATCGTGTTCACGCCCTATCTCTACCCCCCGCTCTGGGCAGCATTGCTCGCGCCGGTTGCGGGTCGAATGGATGTAGAGACATTCTACAACGTCGGGCTTGTCGCGAATGTGGCCGCGTCCGTCTGGATGGTCTGGCTGGGCTGGCAACTGGTGCAACCTCGGCGGGTCATACCGCTCGTCTGGGCGGTGCTCGGGTTCGGTCTGCTGCTCATCACGGTCGTGGGTTACATGATCTACTGGCTCGGACAGCCACAGGTCATCGTCTCCGCGCTGATGCTTGGCTCCGCAGTGGCCCTGTCCCGGGGGCGCGAGGTGAATGCCGGTCTGCTGCTGGGGCTCGCCACGGCGCTGAAACTGTCGCCGCTGCTGCTGGCGGTCCTGTTCGTGATGGAGAAACGCTGGAAGGCGCTCGCCGTCTTTGCGGCGAGCGGGTTTGTGTTTGGCGTGGTTTCTCTCAGCGTTGTGGGGTGGCCCCTTCATGCCGAACTGCTGCAAAAACTTCAGCTCGTCGAAGAGCGTGTGCTGATCAGCCGTATCATCGTCTCGCTCGAGACGGTTCTCTTCCAGTTGCAGGAAGTCGTTCGGGGCACCGCGGACTGGACCATCGCCGAGCCGCGACAAGCGATGGAGCCCGGCTGGATCGCATGGGTCGTGCGTGCGACCATGCTCGGGCTTATGGGCCTGACGTATTGGGTCACCCGTGACCGTCCGGCCCGGACGAGGATCTGGATGCGCTTCTATCTTCTGGTGCTGGTGACGCTCATCACCAACCCGCTGGGGTGGATCCACTACATGGTGCTCCCCTTCGCCCTGCTTCCGGCGTTTTACGAACTCTACGACAAGGTCCGAACGACGGCGATCGTGCTGGCCATCGGCCTTCTTTACTCGATGCCGATCTTCATCGAGGCGGTCTTGTTCGATTACACGGGCTTCATGCAGATCGGCGTGTGGATCAGTGGCTGTCTGGTCATGATCGGAATGCTCGTCTTCGCAAGACCCGTGGAGCAGGCGGCAGAGTAA